Within Alkaliphilus flagellatus, the genomic segment TTCTACTATATGAACGCTTGCTGGTGGATGGCAATTATGAACATCTCTGCCGATTGCAGACTTTGTCCTAGCAAAAATTCTTTCTTTACCTAAAGAAAAATATTTAAATGTATCATTTTCATCTATAAAAGTAATATCTATAGGTAAATGATTAAGCATTAATTCTATTTGTTTAAATGTAAGCATTCCACTTTCAAATTGTAGCATATCTTTATTAACATCTATATTTTCTATATCTTTTTTATCTTCCTTATAAGACTCAGTTTTTTCAGGCTTCCACTTTGCAATAGGCTCAGTTAAACAATACCCTATTTCAGCGCTTTCTTCTGCAATATTAAACCATTCATCTTCTGTTAATGTCTCTACTGACATAGGAAATAAAATATTTTCTTCTTTAAAAATCATTTCATTAATTCCATTAATAGCTTCTTCTAGTTTTAAAAATAATACATCCCACTGTCCATTAAATTGGTTAATTATGTTTCTAGCTTCTTTAATATTAGCCCTAATTTCATCATCTACTCCCCACATTACCTGTGGTGGCGCTGTTATTTCATATTTCTCTAGGTAGGGGAATAGTAGATTCTCTTTTCTACTATAGTGTTTGTCAATTTCAAGTAGCCTTTTAAGGCTCTCATTTAAATCTGCTAATTTTTTTTCATCTTTGCTTTGCTTAATGCTTTCAATTTGTGGATTGATTGTTTCTGTAATTAATTTCTCAATCTCTCTATTCTCTATCTTAAATGTATGTACTGGATGTCCTAGTGTTTTATCTGGACTTTTTATACTATGAACTTCCGCAATAGATCCTTTAAAAATCTCTGCATGTACATCACATAATTTTTGTATTTCGCCGATTTCCATTCCTTCAAGCATTAGACTTTGTTCCATTTCAGAAATTTCTGTTGGAGAAACTTCTTTAATTAGTTGGGCAAAACGCTCCTTTACATCTCTTGGCTCCTTACCAGCATGGAGATCCTTAATTATACCCTTTAGTATCTCTTTTCTGTGCTCTCTGTTATTAATTAATTCGCTCATATATAATCCTCCCTATTAATTTATTAAAAATCCTTTATCTTCAAATTCTTTTTTTATTTGTTCCATTTTTATACCTTTCATCATAGCTCCCTTTGGAATAGTCATTATTCTACCAGCAGTATTTAACATACCTTTTTTAGTAATATCTTTAAATCCGATATTCTCCATGATTTCTATAATTTCTGGGTATTGTTGACTTAACTCATAAATACTTTTATTAAAATCAATTTTCTTCATATGCCAACTCCGCCTTTTATATCTTTTATCTAAGCTTATTATACCCATAGGGAAAAAAATTAACTGTGATTTTACTCACAGTTGATAAGCATTATCATCGATATTAAGACTAATCTTCCTTTAATATATTAAAAAAGGGATTTAAAACCCCTTTTTCATAATAATTTTAAAATATTAATGTAGTTATAATTACGGCTGTCAATAACCCTACAACGTCTGCTATTAATCCTGCTGGTAATGCATGTCTTGTTTTCTTAATAGATACAGCTCCGAAATAAACTGCTATTACATAAAATGTTGTTTCTGTAGATCCCATCATAACAGAAGCTATACGACCTATTAAAGAATCTGGTCCATGTGTTGTAATTAAATCAGTCATTATACCAGTAGCCCCACCTCCTGATAGTGGTCTCATAAATGCCATAGGTAGTGTTTCCGATGGCATACCAATTAATTCTGTAACTGGCTTTAATATTGATGTAAGTATATCCATAGCCCCTGATGCTCTAAAAACCCCAATAGCTACAAGCATTGCAACTAAATATGGAATTATTCTAACAGCAGTTTGAAAGCCTTCTTTAGCTCCATCGGTAAATACTTCATATACCTTTATCTTCTTAAAAAATCCATAGGCAGGTATAGCTAATAAAATAAATGGAATTGCAAAATCAGAAATTATTTGAATAAACTTTAGCATTTTTCTCCCCCTATTAATTATTTAGTTTTTGATTTTGAAGTTTCATTTGAAAAACTGGTAACTTTTGTAATAGCTTTACTGCTATAAGTGCCGCCACGGTAGAAGCAGTTGTGGCTACAATAGTAGGCCCAATAATTTCTGTCGCATTAGCAGATCCTGCTGCTGCACGAATAGCTATAACAGATGCAGGTATAAGTGTAACAGAGGAAGTATTAATAGCTAAAAAAGTAACCATTGCATCGGTAGCTGTATCATCGGTAGGATTAAGTTCTTGAAGCTCCTGCATCGCTTTTAATCCGAGTGGTGTAGCTGCATTTCCTAGTCCTAATATATTAGCAGCTATATTCATAATCATTGCTCCCATTGCAGGATGATCCTCTGGTACATCTGGGAAAAGCGGAACCATTATAAATCTTAATGCTTTAGCTAGTGATTTAACCAAACCTGACTCCTCCGCAATTTTCATTATTCCAAGCCACAATGCCATTACACCTATTAGTCCAATAGAGATTTCTACTGCAGTTTTTGCACTATTGATGGCTGAATCTGTTACAGCAAGAATATTACCATTAACAGCGCCCACAATTACCCCTACAGCAATCATCAAAAACCAAATGACGTTGATCATATTTCCAACTCCTTTATTATTTGATATTAAAATATATTGATATATGAATATCCACGGGTGCAATTTCTGAGTGATCTTTTCTTATTAATTTATTTATTAATTTTTATAAATATGCCTTTAATGTCCTAAAATCAGGCTTAAGTAAATTTATCCTTGAAAATATATAGCATATAGACATACTTAACACGATTGAATACGCTCAATTCTGTAGCTTGTTTCAAATAAAAATATGCATAAAAAACAGGATAAAGCCTAAGCTCTATCCTGTTTTGTTTTTAATATATTTTCAACAAATCATTCACATATTTTTATACGCAACATAGTATGGAAGTACAATATATTTTTCTCCAGTGTTCTTTTCTATATAAGATTAAAATAGGGTATGCAGTTTTACATACCCTATTGGTAAAATATTATTCTTGATATGTTGAGTAAGGTTTATTACATTCTTGTTCTGTTGGGCACTC encodes:
- a CDS encoding DUF438 domain-containing protein, which gives rise to MSELINNREHRKEILKGIIKDLHAGKEPRDVKERFAQLIKEVSPTEISEMEQSLMLEGMEIGEIQKLCDVHAEIFKGSIAEVHSIKSPDKTLGHPVHTFKIENREIEKLITETINPQIESIKQSKDEKKLADLNESLKRLLEIDKHYSRKENLLFPYLEKYEITAPPQVMWGVDDEIRANIKEARNIINQFNGQWDVLFLKLEEAINGINEMIFKEENILFPMSVETLTEDEWFNIAEESAEIGYCLTEPIAKWKPEKTESYKEDKKDIENIDVNKDMLQFESGMLTFKQIELMLNHLPIDITFIDENDTFKYFSLGKERIFARTKSAIGRDVHNCHPPASVHIVEKILNDFKSGKKDSEEFWIQMGPTFVYIRYFAVRDENGKYMGTVEVTQNIKPIQGITGEKRLLSDIE
- a CDS encoding DUF1858 domain-containing protein, coding for MKKIDFNKSIYELSQQYPEIIEIMENIGFKDITKKGMLNTAGRIMTIPKGAMMKGIKMEQIKKEFEDKGFLIN
- a CDS encoding spore maturation protein; translation: MLKFIQIISDFAIPFILLAIPAYGFFKKIKVYEVFTDGAKEGFQTAVRIIPYLVAMLVAIGVFRASGAMDILTSILKPVTELIGMPSETLPMAFMRPLSGGGATGIMTDLITTHGPDSLIGRIASVMMGSTETTFYVIAVYFGAVSIKKTRHALPAGLIADVVGLLTAVIITTLIF
- a CDS encoding nucleoside recognition domain-containing protein, producing the protein MINVIWFLMIAVGVIVGAVNGNILAVTDSAINSAKTAVEISIGLIGVMALWLGIMKIAEESGLVKSLAKALRFIMVPLFPDVPEDHPAMGAMIMNIAANILGLGNAATPLGLKAMQELQELNPTDDTATDAMVTFLAINTSSVTLIPASVIAIRAAAGSANATEIIGPTIVATTASTVAALIAVKLLQKLPVFQMKLQNQKLNN